A genomic region of Candidatus Eremiobacteraceae bacterium contains the following coding sequences:
- the rpiB gene encoding ribose 5-phosphate isomerase B, translated as MTTKKFRIAVGADHAGFVYKAKVAERLRELGHEVVDFGTYSTDPVDYPLIAFKVGEAVGSGEFERGVLVCGSSIGIAIAANKVKGVRAAPVAEPYSARLSRQHNHANIICFAERLVGWEMVQECLDVWLTTEGEIGRHERRVKEIDEYPAVGAPSGAGNNA; from the coding sequence ATGACCACGAAGAAATTTCGCATCGCCGTCGGCGCCGATCACGCCGGATTCGTGTACAAAGCAAAAGTCGCAGAGCGGCTGCGCGAACTCGGTCACGAAGTCGTGGATTTCGGCACGTACTCCACCGACCCGGTCGACTACCCTCTGATCGCGTTCAAGGTCGGCGAGGCCGTTGGCAGCGGGGAATTCGAACGCGGCGTGCTCGTCTGCGGGTCGAGCATCGGCATCGCGATCGCCGCCAATAAGGTGAAGGGAGTCCGCGCCGCGCCAGTCGCCGAGCCATATTCAGCGCGCTTATCCCGCCAACACAATCATGCGAACATCATCTGCTTCGCCGAGCGCCTCGTGGGCTGGGAAATGGTGCAAGAATGTCTCGACGTGTGGCTGACCACCGAAGGTGAGATCGGCCGGCACGAACGCCGCGTCAAGGAGATCGACGAGTATCCGGCTGTCGGAGCACCGAGCGGTGCGGGGAACAACGCGTGA
- a CDS encoding TIM barrel protein produces the protein MRLCCSTASYRRAIESRELTQLEWIDRCARDLAVDGIEFDAGFFPRTDDDYLAQLKKLCADRCLTVAGATAIASLGGDDVEAAIESFVPWIDRALALGAPLLRFECGGASGAPGIGWREFVRALKHVCAEAKRRNVTLALQAGASGSLVITPADVRRALKECDSAWLRLAMRAADLRADASGEWRELMDETVIATTETGDPSEIAALGNAGYRGFVSLCFAGERDEAEAVPAIIKSMRL, from the coding sequence ATGAGATTGTGCTGCAGCACCGCGTCGTATCGGCGCGCGATCGAATCGAGAGAACTCACGCAGCTCGAGTGGATCGATCGCTGCGCGCGCGATCTGGCGGTCGACGGCATCGAGTTCGACGCGGGCTTCTTCCCGCGCACCGACGACGACTATTTGGCGCAATTGAAAAAGCTCTGCGCCGACCGGTGTCTGACCGTCGCTGGCGCGACCGCGATCGCTAGCCTCGGCGGCGACGATGTTGAGGCGGCAATCGAATCTTTTGTGCCGTGGATCGATCGCGCCCTCGCCCTCGGCGCGCCGCTCTTGCGATTTGAATGCGGCGGCGCGAGCGGTGCGCCCGGGATCGGATGGCGCGAGTTCGTGCGCGCCCTCAAGCACGTGTGCGCCGAAGCGAAGCGGCGCAATGTCACGCTCGCACTTCAAGCCGGCGCGAGCGGCTCGCTCGTCATCACGCCTGCCGACGTTCGGCGTGCGCTCAAAGAATGCGATTCGGCGTGGCTGCGCTTGGCGATGCGCGCAGCGGATCTGCGCGCCGATGCATCCGGCGAATGGCGAGAACTGATGGACGAGACGGTGATCGCCACCACCGAGACCGGCGACCCATCCGAGATCGCGGCGCTCGGCAATGCCGGCTATCGCGGTTTTGTTTCGCTCTGTTTTGCCGGCGAGCGCGACGAAGCCGAAGCCGTCCCCGCGATCATCAAATCGATGCGTCTGTAG
- a CDS encoding dipeptide epimerase, with the protein MNPQLRYETLTLHLRHTFTIARSSEDIAQTLLLHLKADGIDAVGESAPIARYSESVDLVERQLGVLDFRGSNLWHIDEMLARIPRDQRGAMCALDLALHDWAGKRLNIPVYQLLGLDPAKAKQTSFTIGIDDVDKMVSKTREAAHLPILKVKLGAGNERVILQALRSVYRGIIRVDANEAWTPEEAVDHLRDLVSFGLEFCEQPIAAGNPAGLRYVRENSPVPIMADEDCRTLEDLATLNGCVDGINIKLVKCGGIREAVAMIHAARAMRMKVMLGCMIESSVLCTAAAHLTPLVDYADVDGPLLVTDDPYTGAEYDGAQLRLPSAPGLGVRPRNAA; encoded by the coding sequence ATGAACCCGCAGCTGCGTTACGAGACGCTCACTCTTCACCTGCGCCACACGTTCACTATCGCCCGCTCCTCGGAAGACATCGCGCAGACCCTTCTGCTACACCTCAAGGCCGACGGCATCGACGCGGTCGGCGAGTCGGCGCCCATCGCGCGTTACAGCGAGAGCGTGGATTTGGTCGAACGTCAGCTCGGCGTGCTGGATTTTCGTGGCTCGAACCTGTGGCACATCGATGAGATGCTCGCCCGCATTCCGCGCGACCAGCGCGGCGCGATGTGCGCGCTGGACCTTGCGCTCCACGACTGGGCCGGCAAGCGCCTGAACATCCCCGTCTATCAGCTCCTCGGCTTGGATCCAGCGAAGGCCAAGCAGACATCGTTCACAATCGGCATAGACGACGTGGACAAAATGGTCAGCAAAACGCGGGAAGCCGCACACTTGCCCATCCTCAAGGTGAAATTGGGCGCCGGCAACGAGCGAGTGATCCTTCAAGCGCTGCGTTCGGTGTATCGAGGCATCATCCGGGTGGATGCGAACGAAGCCTGGACGCCGGAAGAAGCGGTCGATCATCTGCGCGATCTCGTATCGTTCGGCCTCGAATTCTGCGAGCAGCCCATTGCGGCGGGAAACCCGGCGGGACTGCGCTACGTGCGCGAGAACTCGCCGGTCCCTATCATGGCTGACGAGGATTGCCGGACGCTCGAAGACCTCGCGACGTTGAACGGGTGCGTCGACGGCATCAACATCAAATTGGTGAAGTGCGGCGGAATCCGCGAAGCGGTCGCGATGATCCACGCAGCTCGCGCCATGCGGATGAAGGTCATGCTCGGCTGCATGATCGAGTCTTCGGTGCTTTGCACCGCGGCGGCGCACCTGACGCCCCTTGTGGATTACGCGGACGTCGACGGCCCGTTACTCGTGACCGACGATCCGTACACCGGCGCGGAATACGACGGCGCGCAGTTGCGTCTACCGAGCGCACCCGGCCTAGGGGTGCGGCCGCGGAACGCGGCGTAA
- a CDS encoding DUF1611 domain-containing protein, which yields MDERRRYVVLTEGFIADRHAKTAFGVMRYGGDAVVAVVDSTAVGKLVSDLHPHLRCDAPIVATVADALKFQPTSLLVGVANAGGFLPPAFRPRVLDAIDAGLEIVSGLHEFLNEDDEFCARARSSGAKLWDVRRPPDGIPLFSGAAYRVPQVVALAVGSDCAIGKMTVMLELAEAGRAAGGRPQFVATGQTGIMIAGKGIAVDRVISDFVTGAAEQLVLDVPPDTDVTLVEGQGSILHPAYAPVTLGLILGCAPDMFVLCHRAGQKTVEDFDVPIPDLRSLARDHERVVAHIKPARCVALALNTAGFDDVRARAAIATAEAETGLSTDDVVRFGAAKLWTAVAHAAELTDKRQPA from the coding sequence ATGGATGAGCGCCGGCGATACGTCGTCCTCACCGAAGGATTCATCGCCGACCGACACGCCAAAACCGCGTTCGGCGTCATGCGCTACGGCGGCGACGCTGTGGTGGCGGTGGTCGATTCGACTGCGGTGGGCAAGCTGGTGTCGGACCTCCATCCGCATCTGCGCTGCGATGCGCCGATCGTGGCAACCGTCGCCGATGCGCTCAAGTTTCAGCCCACCTCGCTGCTCGTCGGCGTCGCCAACGCCGGCGGTTTCTTGCCGCCCGCGTTTCGACCGCGCGTTTTGGATGCGATCGATGCCGGCCTCGAAATCGTCAGCGGCTTGCACGAATTCCTCAACGAGGACGACGAATTTTGTGCACGCGCCCGGTCGAGCGGCGCGAAGTTGTGGGACGTGCGCCGTCCGCCCGACGGCATTCCGCTTTTTTCAGGCGCGGCGTATCGCGTGCCGCAAGTGGTGGCGCTAGCGGTCGGCAGCGACTGCGCGATCGGCAAGATGACCGTCATGCTCGAGCTTGCCGAGGCCGGACGTGCCGCCGGTGGCCGGCCGCAGTTCGTGGCCACGGGCCAGACCGGAATCATGATCGCGGGCAAAGGCATCGCGGTCGACCGCGTCATCTCGGACTTCGTCACAGGCGCCGCCGAGCAGCTCGTGCTCGACGTGCCACCCGACACCGATGTGACGCTCGTGGAAGGTCAAGGAAGCATTCTACATCCGGCATACGCTCCGGTCACGCTCGGTTTGATCCTCGGCTGTGCGCCGGACATGTTCGTGCTCTGCCACCGCGCCGGACAGAAGACCGTCGAGGATTTCGATGTTCCCATTCCGGACCTGCGCTCGCTCGCACGCGATCACGAGCGCGTCGTCGCCCACATCAAGCCGGCTCGTTGCGTGGCCCTTGCACTGAACACCGCAGGCTTCGACGACGTCCGCGCGCGCGCCGCGATCGCGACTGCGGAAGCGGAGACCGGACTGTCCACCGACGACGTCGTCCGCTTCGGCGCGGCCAAATTGTGGACCGCGGTCGCGCACGCCGCTGAACTCACCGACAAGAGGCAACCCGCATGA
- a CDS encoding peptide ABC transporter substrate-binding protein produces MTRFVGRFIVAAAAVFAMLFVASCSKTSTALGPQANGANPWTVHGTLRLTEAEEPNSLIRMFSNQESADDVTALLFEPFFRFDDHENPVPALVTVFPTQKNGLISADGKRITFKLRPGVVWSDGAPVTADDVIFTWHAIVDKNNPVVYTQGYDQIERIVKDSPHQVTFVLRTPLASAVYLFSEGTFMPLPEHLLDKYTSLSGIGYDADPVGDGPFVLQQWLHGSDLFFAANPRYWRGRPPIHTIDIKIIPNSSSLFQELKSHEVDMVDGVPKSLVPELATIPGVRQSNTLQANYRHLDFNCSRPILRDVAVRRAIARAIDVDKIIRTVYGGLGVRAVTDIPPFSWATNLLAPVPYDPAAADRILDDDGWHAGADGIRVKNGQRLSLTISTASSNLLNEDAEQLIAGDLKSVGIELTAKNYAGAVLFAPDGPIYGGRYDMAWIVNTEGTDPDNLGSWGCDYMPHHGANTLFYCNRKVDAYLKDAQVNYDHARRRADYEAAWKILLDDAPEIMIYWDYNVIGYNSDLKNFKPAPVITDYWNSWEWRI; encoded by the coding sequence ATGACGAGGTTTGTCGGCCGGTTTATCGTCGCCGCGGCCGCCGTATTCGCAATGTTGTTTGTGGCGTCGTGCTCGAAGACGAGCACGGCGCTTGGTCCGCAGGCAAACGGCGCAAATCCGTGGACGGTTCACGGCACGTTGCGTCTGACCGAGGCCGAAGAGCCGAATTCGCTGATCCGCATGTTCTCAAACCAAGAATCGGCCGATGACGTCACCGCATTGCTCTTCGAACCTTTTTTCCGGTTCGACGACCACGAGAATCCGGTGCCGGCCCTGGTCACCGTTTTTCCGACGCAGAAGAACGGCTTGATCAGCGCGGACGGCAAGCGCATCACGTTCAAACTGCGGCCGGGCGTGGTGTGGTCGGACGGCGCGCCGGTCACTGCCGACGATGTCATTTTCACATGGCATGCGATCGTCGATAAGAACAACCCGGTCGTCTATACCCAAGGTTACGATCAAATCGAACGGATCGTGAAAGACAGCCCGCATCAAGTCACCTTCGTGCTCCGCACGCCGCTAGCAAGCGCGGTCTATCTATTCTCCGAAGGCACGTTCATGCCGCTTCCCGAGCATCTCTTGGACAAGTACACGTCGCTCAGCGGTATCGGCTATGACGCCGACCCGGTCGGCGACGGACCGTTCGTGCTCCAGCAATGGCTCCACGGATCAGATCTCTTCTTCGCCGCAAATCCCCGTTATTGGCGAGGGCGACCGCCTATTCACACGATCGATATCAAGATCATTCCTAACTCCAGCTCGCTGTTCCAAGAATTGAAATCGCACGAAGTCGACATGGTCGACGGCGTACCCAAATCGCTCGTGCCCGAACTCGCCACAATCCCCGGAGTCCGCCAGAGCAACACGCTTCAGGCGAACTATCGCCATCTGGACTTCAACTGCTCGCGGCCCATCCTGCGCGATGTCGCCGTGCGGCGCGCGATCGCGCGCGCGATCGACGTCGACAAGATCATCCGCACGGTCTACGGCGGTCTTGGGGTTCGGGCAGTCACGGACATCCCGCCATTTTCTTGGGCGACGAACTTGCTCGCACCGGTTCCTTACGATCCCGCGGCCGCCGACCGCATTCTCGACGACGACGGCTGGCACGCGGGCGCCGATGGGATCCGCGTCAAGAACGGCCAGCGGCTCTCGCTGACCATCTCGACGGCATCGAGCAATCTGCTCAACGAAGACGCGGAACAGCTCATCGCCGGCGACTTGAAATCCGTCGGCATCGAACTGACCGCGAAGAATTACGCAGGTGCGGTGCTCTTCGCGCCGGACGGCCCGATCTACGGCGGACGATACGACATGGCGTGGATCGTGAACACGGAAGGCACCGACCCCGACAATCTCGGCAGTTGGGGTTGCGATTACATGCCGCATCACGGCGCGAACACGCTTTTCTATTGCAACCGGAAAGTCGACGCCTATCTGAAGGACGCGCAAGTGAACTACGATCATGCGCGGCGGCGTGCGGACTACGAGGCGGCTTGGAAGATCTTGCTCGACGACGCTCCCGAAATCATGATCTACTGGGATTACAACGTGATCGGATATAACTCGGATCTAAAGAACTTCAAACCTGCGCCGGTCATCACCGACTATTGGAACTCGTGGGAGTGGCGGATATGA